A genomic stretch from Setaria viridis chromosome 1, Setaria_viridis_v4.0, whole genome shotgun sequence includes:
- the LOC117844664 gene encoding probable polygalacturonase At1g80170: MGAGRRGGTRATTLLLVLQVLFVAVARAAVGGGGGEDAGESFLRLWSDGGEEADGQQEDVFKWDGEEDDDDDEEEGRIMMWGKGTGRPPTCRNVVNVDSFGAAGDGDADDTEAFSNAWKTACSLENAVFLVPAGRRYKVGASTFMGPCKPKMIIQIQGTIVAPEEPSEWDPRSPRLWLLFSGLAGARIQGGGVIDGSGSKWWANSCKINKSNPCKAAPTAVTIDSCRGVRVKGLRVQNAQQMHLTVYRSRSVRVTGVRIDAPEDSPNTDGIHVAESTAVTIQNCRIGTGDDCISIVNASFNIRMKNIDCGPGHGISIGSLGKGGTFAAVENVALDTARISRAQNGVRIKTWQGGAGYVRNVRFSNVVVDDVDHPIVIDQFYCDAAGGAPCRSSTASAVAVAGVAYRNISGTSRRADAIRFACSDAVPCTGIVLSDIDLRRSDDDGGGEVQTVCNCAVGFDYGCVRPAVDCLRSSTCGGAPDDHPDHDDDKEKEAAETTPAPILHTEL, encoded by the exons ATGGGGGCAGGGAGGAGAGGCGGCACGAGAGCGACGACGCTGCTCTTGGTGCTTCAGGTCTTGTTCGTGGCCGtggcgagggcggcggtgggcggcggcggaggggaagaCGCCGGTGAGAGTTTCCTGAGGTTGTGGTCGGATGGAGGTGAAGAAGCTGATGGACAGCAGGAGGATGTCTTCAAGTGGGATGGAGAggaagacgatgacgacgatgaggaggagggccGCATCATGATGTGGGGGAAGGGGACCGGGCGGCCGCCGACGTGCCGGAACGTGGTGAACGTCGACAGCTTCGGCGCCGCGGGggacggcgacgccgacgacaccgag GCGTTCTCGAACGCGTGGAAGACGGCGTGTTCACTGGAGAACGCGGTGTTCTTggtgcccgccggccgccgctacAAGGTCGGCGCCAGCACCTTCATGGGGCCGTGCAAGCCCAAGATGATCATCCAG ATCCAGGGCACGATCGTGGCGCCGGAGGAGCCGTCAGAGTGGGACCCCCGGAGCCCCCGGCTGTGGCTCCTCTTCTcggggctcgccggcgcccgcaTCCAGGGCGGCGGCGTCATCGACGGCTCCGGCTCCAAGTGGTGGGCCAACTCCTGCAAGATCAACAAGTCCAAC CCGTGCAAGGCTGCTCCGACGGCCGTGACGATCGACTCGTGCCGCGGCGTGCGCGTGAAGGGGCTCCGCGTGCAGAACGCGCAGCAGATGCACCTGACAGTGTACCGTTCCCGTAGCGTGCGCGTCACCGGCGTCCGCATCGACGCCCCCGAGGACAGCCCCAACACCGACGGCATCCACGTCGCCGAGTCCACCGCCGTCACCATCCAGAACTGCCGCATCGGCACCGGCGACGACTGCATCTCCATCGTCAACGCCAGCTTCAACATCCGCATGAAGAACATCGACTGCGGCCCCGGCCACGGCATCAG CATCGGGAGCCTGGGGAAGGGCGGCACGTTCGCGGCGGTGGAGAACGTGGCGCTGGACACGGCACGGATCAGCCGGGCGCAGAACGGCGTGCGGATCAAGACGTGGCAGGGCGGCGCCGGCTACGTCCGCAACGTGCGCTTCTCCAACGTGGTCGTCGACGACGTCGACCACCCCATCGTCATCGACCAGTTCTACTGCGACGCCGCCGGGGGCGCCCCCTGCCGGAGCagcaccgcctccgccgtggCGGTCGCCGGCGTCGCGTACCGCAACATCAGCGGCACGTCGCGGCGCGCCGACGCGATCAGGTTCGCCTGCAGCGACGCCGTGCCATGCACCGGCATCGTGCTCAGCGACATCGACCTGCGCCGCAgcgatgacgacggcggcggggaggtgcaGACCGTCTGCAACTGCGCCGTCGGATTCGACTACGGCTGCGTCCGCCCCGCCGTCGATTGCCTCCGCAGCAGCACCTGCGGCGGCGCGCCCGACGACCACCCTGACCACGACGACGACAAGGAGAAGGAAGCGGCCGAGACGACGCCGGCGCCCATTCTCCATACCGAGCTGTGA